One genomic segment of Misgurnus anguillicaudatus chromosome 23, ASM2758022v2, whole genome shotgun sequence includes these proteins:
- the LOC129453072 gene encoding sialoadhesin-like isoform X3, whose product MNFRLSSLILLLHIQGSLTLDNFNVTCDKLNICGARRTWMSVRCDYSNINIKTGFWFSQKQRTNWRNKDEPEDLTLDSDYSGRVDQMITEDHSYLTIIDLRERDSGEYQLMFIMKDGVKHLSSVTVNLTVSGVQVKMTPESTGQRVKLSCDSSCPKTSENDYFWYKNGQHSTYNQNIFVSSSGNTNSYFCSVSFSSPSSSVCLSNSSCWGVTYTSRTVCALVGSTVNIHSSYSHPTGYTVEKTYWHYYNFLHGELGDLREVHQFAGRVEFVGNTLRIKDVNTSDSGDYQFRFITNTSDVVSGSPGVYLTVTDTHVRSSPDPVIDGEKVILSCSTGCTLDNKHTYIWYKNGQQVTDGLTLLNKLYLDSINSEELQEYSCTVREI is encoded by the exons ATGAACttcagactctcatcactgatcCTGCTCttacacattcaag GGTCCCTAACATTGGATAACTTTAATGTAACCTGTGATAAACTGAATATTTGTGGTGCGAGGCGGACATGGATGAGTGTGAGGTGCGATtactcaaacatcaacatcaaaactgggttctggttcagtcagaaacagagaacaaactggagaaacaaagatgaacctgaagatttgactttagattcagattactcaggacgaGTGGATCAGATGATCACTGAAGATCACTCATATCTCACAATAATagatctgagagagagagacagtggagaatatcagctcatgttcattatgaaggatggagttaaacatctcagctcagtcacagtcaatctaacagtttcag GTGTACAGGTAAAGATGACTCCTGAATCTACAGGACAGCGAGTAAAACTGAGCTGTGATTCCTCCTGCCCAAAAACATCTGAAAATGATTACTTCTGGTACAAGAATGGACAACATTCAACATATAACCAAAACATATTTGTGTCATCCAGTGGAAACACTAAcagttatttctgctctgtgtctttttcatcaccctcttcatctgtgt gtctttctaacagtagctgttggggtgtgacttacacctctagaacagtttgtgctttagtgggatcaacagtaaatattcactcttcatactcacatcccactggatATACAGTAGAGAAAACATACTGGCATTATTATAATTTTCTTCATGGGGAACTTGGAGATCTGCGTGAGGTTCATCAGTTTGCTGGTCGTGTGGAGTTTGTGGGAAACACACTGAGAATCAAAGACGTCAACACGAGTGATTCTGGAGATTATCAGTTCAGGTTCATCACTAACACATCAGATGTAGTTTCTGGTTCTCCTGGAGTCTATCTTACTGTTACAG ATACACATGTAAGAAGCAGCCCAGACCctgtgatagatggagaaaaagtgatattaagctgttcaaccggatgcactctggataacaaacatacttacatctggtataagaatggacaacaggtaacagatggattgacattattaaacaagttgtacctggactcaatcaacagtgaggagctacaagagtattcatgtactgtaagag
- the LOC129453072 gene encoding sialoadhesin-like isoform X1: MNFRLSSLILLLHIQGSLTLDNFNVTCDKLNICGARRTWMSVRCDYSNINIKTGFWFSQKQRTNWRNKDEPEDLTLDSDYSGRVDQMITEDHSYLTIIDLRERDSGEYQLMFIMKDGVKHLSSVTVNLTVSGVQVKMTPESTGQRVKLSCDSSCPKTSENDYFWYKNGQHSTYNQNIFVSSSGNTNSYFCSVSFSSPSSSVCLSNSSCWGVTYTSRTVCALVGSTVNIHSSYSHPTGYTVEKTYWHYYNFLHGELGDLREVHQFAGRVEFVGNTLRIKDVNTSDSGDYQFRFITNTSDVVSGSPGVYLTVTDTHVRSSPDPVIDGEKVILSCSTGCTLDNKHTYIWYKNGQQVTDGLTLLNKLYLDSINSEELQEYSCTVRDSMGKTNKTTDRNNEEMDSSVFVSLLVFLPQFLIIGAVWIW, from the exons ATGAACttcagactctcatcactgatcCTGCTCttacacattcaag GGTCCCTAACATTGGATAACTTTAATGTAACCTGTGATAAACTGAATATTTGTGGTGCGAGGCGGACATGGATGAGTGTGAGGTGCGATtactcaaacatcaacatcaaaactgggttctggttcagtcagaaacagagaacaaactggagaaacaaagatgaacctgaagatttgactttagattcagattactcaggacgaGTGGATCAGATGATCACTGAAGATCACTCATATCTCACAATAATagatctgagagagagagacagtggagaatatcagctcatgttcattatgaaggatggagttaaacatctcagctcagtcacagtcaatctaacagtttcag GTGTACAGGTAAAGATGACTCCTGAATCTACAGGACAGCGAGTAAAACTGAGCTGTGATTCCTCCTGCCCAAAAACATCTGAAAATGATTACTTCTGGTACAAGAATGGACAACATTCAACATATAACCAAAACATATTTGTGTCATCCAGTGGAAACACTAAcagttatttctgctctgtgtctttttcatcaccctcttcatctgtgt gtctttctaacagtagctgttggggtgtgacttacacctctagaacagtttgtgctttagtgggatcaacagtaaatattcactcttcatactcacatcccactggatATACAGTAGAGAAAACATACTGGCATTATTATAATTTTCTTCATGGGGAACTTGGAGATCTGCGTGAGGTTCATCAGTTTGCTGGTCGTGTGGAGTTTGTGGGAAACACACTGAGAATCAAAGACGTCAACACGAGTGATTCTGGAGATTATCAGTTCAGGTTCATCACTAACACATCAGATGTAGTTTCTGGTTCTCCTGGAGTCTATCTTACTGTTACAG ATACACATGTAAGAAGCAGCCCAGACCctgtgatagatggagaaaaagtgatattaagctgttcaaccggatgcactctggataacaaacatacttacatctggtataagaatggacaacaggtaacagatggattgacattattaaacaagttgtacctggactcaatcaacagtgaggagctacaagagtattcatgtactgtaagag
- the LOC129453072 gene encoding sialoadhesin-like isoform X2 — translation MNFRLSSLILLLHIQGSLTLDNFNVTCDKLNICGARRTWMSVRCDYSNINIKTGFWFSQKQRTNWRNKDEPEDLTLDSDYSGRVDQMITEDHSYLTIIDLRERDSGEYQLMFIMKDGVKHLSSVTVNLTVSGVQVKMTPESTGQRVKLSCDSSCPKTSENDYFWYKNGQHSTYNQNIFVSSSGNTNSYFCSVSFSSPSSSVCLSNSSCWGVTYTSRTVCALVGSTVNIHSSYSHPTGYTVEKTYWHYYNFLHGELGDLREVHQFAGRVEFVGNTLRIKDVNTSDSGDYQFRFITNTSDVVSGSPGVYLTVTDTHVRSSPDPVIDGEKVILSCSTGCTLDNKHTYIWYKNGQQVTDGLTLLNKLYLDSINSEELQEYSCTVRDTIDKTNEAVDSSVFLSLLMFLPQFLIIEALWMW, via the exons ATGAACttcagactctcatcactgatcCTGCTCttacacattcaag GGTCCCTAACATTGGATAACTTTAATGTAACCTGTGATAAACTGAATATTTGTGGTGCGAGGCGGACATGGATGAGTGTGAGGTGCGATtactcaaacatcaacatcaaaactgggttctggttcagtcagaaacagagaacaaactggagaaacaaagatgaacctgaagatttgactttagattcagattactcaggacgaGTGGATCAGATGATCACTGAAGATCACTCATATCTCACAATAATagatctgagagagagagacagtggagaatatcagctcatgttcattatgaaggatggagttaaacatctcagctcagtcacagtcaatctaacagtttcag GTGTACAGGTAAAGATGACTCCTGAATCTACAGGACAGCGAGTAAAACTGAGCTGTGATTCCTCCTGCCCAAAAACATCTGAAAATGATTACTTCTGGTACAAGAATGGACAACATTCAACATATAACCAAAACATATTTGTGTCATCCAGTGGAAACACTAAcagttatttctgctctgtgtctttttcatcaccctcttcatctgtgt gtctttctaacagtagctgttggggtgtgacttacacctctagaacagtttgtgctttagtgggatcaacagtaaatattcactcttcatactcacatcccactggatATACAGTAGAGAAAACATACTGGCATTATTATAATTTTCTTCATGGGGAACTTGGAGATCTGCGTGAGGTTCATCAGTTTGCTGGTCGTGTGGAGTTTGTGGGAAACACACTGAGAATCAAAGACGTCAACACGAGTGATTCTGGAGATTATCAGTTCAGGTTCATCACTAACACATCAGATGTAGTTTCTGGTTCTCCTGGAGTCTATCTTACTGTTACAG ATACACATGTAAGAAGCAGCCCAGACCctgtgatagatggagaaaaagtgatattaagctgttcaaccggatgcactctggataacaaacatacttacatctggtataagaatggacaacaggtaacagatggattgacattattaaacaagttgtacctggactcaatcaacagtgaggagctacaagagtattcatgtactgtaagag